A single Micrococcales bacterium DNA region contains:
- a CDS encoding MerR family transcriptional regulator, giving the protein MSDSDSAYLLGIGDFSRLTMLSVRMLRHYDQRGLLAPAQIDPHNGYRFYAPAQLRDAGRIRALRDAGCGIGQIAQLLELYDNADALRAALSQHASGLAAAAQHIADQQSLLDSICQQLEEPSMSFPVEQRNIPAMRVLSLRRTVANYAAEAELWAEFGQQAIPDGIKPGPFGRTFGATFYDPDFKEADVDMSVWAELTQELAAPEGFSVSALPAQTVATATMYGPYEQAGAVCSAIGAWIAQHGHTLAGPMFNIYLVSPAQDPNPENWVTEINFPIAT; this is encoded by the coding sequence ATGAGCGATAGTGATTCGGCCTATCTGCTGGGTATTGGCGATTTCTCGCGTCTGACCATGTTGTCGGTGCGCATGTTGCGCCACTACGACCAACGAGGCCTGCTTGCCCCTGCCCAAATCGACCCGCATAACGGCTACCGGTTCTACGCACCGGCCCAACTGCGTGACGCCGGGCGGATTAGGGCGCTGCGTGACGCCGGTTGCGGCATCGGCCAAATCGCCCAGCTGCTGGAGCTGTATGACAACGCCGATGCCCTGCGCGCCGCCCTTAGCCAGCACGCCAGTGGCCTGGCCGCCGCCGCCCAGCACATAGCCGACCAGCAATCGCTCCTTGACAGTATTTGCCAACAGCTTGAGGAGCCATCAATGTCATTTCCAGTTGAACAACGCAACATTCCAGCCATGCGCGTGCTGTCTCTGCGCCGCACCGTGGCCAACTACGCCGCCGAGGCTGAACTGTGGGCCGAATTCGGCCAGCAGGCAATACCGGATGGCATCAAACCCGGACCGTTTGGCCGGACTTTTGGTGCCACTTTCTATGACCCTGATTTCAAAGAGGCCGATGTCGATATGTCAGTTTGGGCAGAACTGACCCAGGAGTTGGCAGCGCCGGAAGGCTTTTCCGTTTCCGCGCTGCCTGCCCAAACGGTCGCCACAGCGACCATGTACGGGCCCTACGAACAGGCCGGGGCGGTCTGCTCCGCCATCGGCGCCTGGATTGCCCAACACGGCCACACCCTGGCCGGGCCGATGTTCAACATCTACCTGGTCAGCCCGGCGCAAGACCCCAACCCGGAAAACTGGGTGACCGAAATCAATTTCCCAATTGCCACCTAG
- a CDS encoding ClbS/DfsB family four-helix bundle protein, with product MPRPTNRSELLAAAQDGYDRIMALIGSFEPAWHRPG from the coding sequence ATGCCCCGCCCCACCAATCGAAGCGAACTGCTAGCCGCCGCCCAGGACGGCTACGACCGGATTATGGCGCTGATCGGGTCCTTTGAGCCTGCCTGGCACCGACCTGGCTAG
- a CDS encoding uracil-DNA glycosylase has protein sequence MSAPRPLAELVDPQWAEALEEVQPVISDLGQFLRAEVAAGRGYLPAGANVLRAFTYPMARIKVLIVGQDPYPTPGHAVGLSFSVAQDVHPLPGSLRNIFRELTTDIGCPMPSTGDLTPWCERGVMLLNRVLTVRVGQPASHRDKGWESVTNLAIERLVSRGGPLVAILWGREAQSLMPLLGRTPVIASAHPSPLSAMRGFFGSKPFSRANALLDEMGAFTVNWTLP, from the coding sequence ATGTCCGCACCGCGTCCGCTCGCCGAGTTGGTCGATCCGCAGTGGGCGGAGGCGCTTGAAGAAGTCCAGCCGGTAATCAGCGATCTGGGCCAGTTCTTGCGGGCCGAGGTCGCCGCCGGGCGCGGCTATCTTCCGGCCGGAGCCAATGTGCTTAGGGCATTCACCTATCCGATGGCCCGGATCAAGGTTCTGATAGTGGGCCAAGACCCGTACCCCACGCCGGGCCATGCCGTTGGCTTGTCGTTTTCTGTGGCCCAGGATGTCCACCCCCTGCCCGGCTCGCTACGCAACATTTTTCGTGAACTAACTACCGACATCGGCTGCCCCATGCCGTCTACTGGAGATCTGACGCCTTGGTGCGAACGCGGGGTCATGCTGCTCAACAGGGTGCTAACGGTCCGAGTTGGCCAACCTGCCTCCCACCGCGACAAAGGCTGGGAGTCGGTTACCAACTTGGCGATCGAACGACTGGTCAGCCGCGGTGGACCCTTGGTGGCGATCCTTTGGGGCCGCGAGGCGCAGTCCCTGATGCCTCTGCTCGGCCGCACACCGGTAATCGCCTCGGCCCATCCCTCGCCGCTTTCGGCTATGCGCGGTTTCTTTGGTTCAAAGCCGTTTTCCCGCGCTAACGCCCTGCTCGATGAGATGGGGGCTTTCACCGTTAACTGGACCCTGCCCTAG